Proteins from a genomic interval of uncultured Methanocorpusculum sp.:
- a CDS encoding ADP-ribosylglycohydrolase family protein — MNDLQARITGGLFGCAVGDALGSSFEGFGRDEKREVRMAGGGQFNLRIGDVTDDTLMMLALAETYCETGDFTRDLFLQKVILTLREDDTTFGRTTKTMTSLLEQGCSPEAAVYALHTACGSRTNGCVMRTLPVGLTMTKDVEKTARIVSAYTHYDSTAGDCCAVISKAAAGLTAGKSKDEILEEIPECYFKGELIPSIDPIETTRCALACFRDGSNYTDVIRRACILGGDTDTIACIAGGLAGILWGVPENLIDSLLLKKRIDNVALELTKRVEEQRRL; from the coding sequence ATGAACGATCTGCAGGCAAGGATTACAGGGGGGTTGTTTGGGTGTGCTGTCGGCGATGCACTTGGTTCATCGTTCGAGGGATTCGGCAGGGATGAGAAAAGAGAGGTTCGCATGGCCGGGGGAGGGCAGTTTAATCTGCGAATCGGAGACGTCACCGACGACACGCTGATGATGCTCGCTTTAGCCGAAACTTACTGCGAAACAGGAGATTTCACCCGGGATCTTTTTCTGCAGAAGGTCATCCTTACGCTTCGTGAAGATGACACCACATTCGGCAGAACAACCAAAACGATGACCTCGCTTCTTGAACAGGGATGTTCACCGGAGGCGGCCGTATATGCACTCCATACCGCATGCGGGAGCAGAACGAACGGCTGCGTCATGCGGACGCTACCCGTCGGCCTGACAATGACAAAAGACGTGGAAAAAACGGCCCGCATCGTATCGGCATATACCCATTATGATTCTACTGCCGGAGACTGCTGTGCGGTCATATCCAAAGCGGCAGCAGGATTGACTGCGGGAAAATCGAAAGACGAGATTCTGGAAGAGATCCCGGAATGCTATTTCAAGGGAGAACTCATCCCATCCATCGACCCGATAGAAACCACCAGATGCGCCCTCGCCTGTTTTCGCGACGGATCCAACTACACGGACGTGATTCGCCGTGCCTGCATTTTAGGAGGGGACACGGATACGATTGCCTGCATCGCGGGTGGACTCGCCGGAATCTTGTGGGGGGTTCCGGAAAACCTGATTGATTCGTTACTCCTGAAAAAAAGAATCGATAACGTCGCTCTCGAACTGACCAAACGAGTCGAAGAGCAACGCCGGCTTTGA
- a CDS encoding HEAT repeat domain-containing protein, whose amino-acid sequence MKKSAFDDLVAAVRSDDSARQEYAANKICSLKDPVSLSHILSTLKEDDPLTQRVMLWALRNYSADLDYALYLSYLSSEDLGVREAALMLFIDGGQVAVDTLVTGVSSPDMATQYASVQALGQFRAPAAIPTLISAASSSEPDIREIAVMSLGIYHDQVVVPTLISALSDLPAVRLAALSGLRGRQLTQNELSAVANVLTDEREDIRAAAVYVLDALTPGRLTADSSPYVRRALASVTAEVPVLTELCGDPDHSVRSVAAESVRKQKLNLEDTLLPLLSDSVPGVRRAAASALGNSKRPDVVPALIACLADPKPGIRAAAAASLGNIGGEAVIQALKEAANTNNPILAGIIKNALTTAEAKK is encoded by the coding sequence ATGAAAAAATCTGCCTTCGATGATTTGGTCGCTGCTGTCAGGAGTGATGACAGCGCAAGGCAGGAGTATGCGGCGAACAAGATCTGTTCCCTGAAAGATCCGGTTTCACTCTCTCATATTTTATCCACCCTTAAAGAGGATGATCCTCTGACCCAGCGCGTTATGCTCTGGGCTCTGCGGAATTATTCGGCGGATCTGGATTACGCGCTGTATCTTTCTTATCTTTCCTCAGAGGACCTCGGGGTCCGCGAAGCCGCGCTTATGCTCTTTATCGACGGTGGTCAGGTGGCGGTCGATACGCTGGTTACCGGCGTCTCTTCTCCGGATATGGCGACCCAGTATGCTTCGGTCCAGGCGCTTGGCCAATTCAGGGCTCCTGCCGCGATCCCCACGCTGATCTCCGCCGCATCGTCGTCCGAACCGGATATCCGGGAGATCGCCGTGATGTCTCTTGGGATCTATCACGATCAGGTGGTTGTTCCAACGCTCATCTCCGCGTTATCGGATCTCCCCGCGGTAAGGCTTGCGGCCTTGTCCGGTCTTCGCGGCCGGCAGCTGACCCAGAATGAGCTTTCGGCTGTTGCAAATGTGTTGACCGACGAACGCGAAGATATCCGCGCCGCCGCTGTGTATGTTTTGGATGCCCTGACGCCTGGCCGGCTCACGGCCGACTCTTCGCCGTATGTCCGGCGTGCCCTTGCTTCGGTGACTGCCGAGGTCCCTGTTCTTACCGAATTATGTGGCGACCCTGATCACTCGGTAAGATCGGTGGCGGCCGAGTCGGTCCGAAAGCAGAAACTCAATCTGGAAGATACGCTTCTCCCGCTTCTTTCGGATTCGGTTCCGGGTGTCCGCCGTGCCGCCGCGTCGGCTCTCGGCAACTCCAAAAGGCCTGATGTGGTCCCGGCGTTGATCGCCTGCCTTGCCGATCCAAAACCCGGGATCCGTGCCGCCGCTGCAGCTTCGCTTGGCAATATCGGTGGCGAGGCGGTCATTCAGGCACTGAAAGAGGCGGCAAATACCAATAATCCGATCCTTGCAGGGATCATTAAAAACGCTTTGACGACCGCGGAAGCTAAAAAATAA
- the mmp10 gene encoding methyl coenzyme M reductase-arginine methyltransferase Mmp10 (Mmp10 (methanogenesis marker protein 10) is a cobalamin-requiring radical SAM methyltransferase that creates the methylarginine modification to methyl coenzyme M reductase.) encodes MVHLTIDIGGKPGKDCRGFCSYCYFKHAKDVPPFGCRYCMPFKKGCEYCAKGVKEEYAGFYSLKDVADHFLADLQMVTGDITKITISGGGDPSCYPEFNALIEILGSLNVPLHIGYTSGKGFDNANIADFLIENNLKEISFTIFASDPALREKYMHDPTPQASLDVIERLAAKIDVYAALVILPDVNDWEVLWNTLAWLEKIGVKGVILMRFANRENQGLILDNAPVIENQRVHTAEEFRELISEASTRFPNLRLSATPLYDPAFDSPFAIRNEPDLLRHLPRVTGKVSVVTGSITAPYIEEILASCGAPEGMVVPVDKEISCLITIDDLKKLDASKLEETVIIPGRAFVHDPEAESVLDRQVIRGPETLSADGETSMGMDLTGVLTMEMEGFTQLIQLINQYGRLA; translated from the coding sequence ATGGTACATCTTACGATCGATATAGGAGGAAAACCTGGCAAAGACTGCCGGGGTTTTTGCTCTTATTGCTACTTCAAGCATGCAAAAGATGTACCCCCGTTCGGCTGCAGATACTGCATGCCGTTCAAAAAAGGGTGCGAGTACTGCGCCAAAGGCGTAAAAGAAGAGTACGCCGGCTTTTACTCGCTGAAAGACGTTGCCGATCATTTCCTTGCCGATCTGCAGATGGTCACAGGAGATATCACAAAGATCACGATATCGGGCGGTGGCGACCCGAGCTGCTATCCGGAGTTCAACGCTCTGATAGAGATCCTCGGATCCCTCAACGTCCCTCTTCACATCGGCTACACCAGCGGGAAAGGATTCGACAATGCCAATATCGCCGACTTCCTGATCGAAAACAACCTGAAGGAAATCTCGTTCACGATTTTTGCATCCGACCCTGCCCTTCGGGAAAAGTACATGCATGATCCGACCCCGCAGGCCTCGCTCGACGTGATCGAACGGCTTGCCGCAAAAATCGATGTCTATGCGGCACTGGTCATTCTTCCCGATGTCAATGATTGGGAAGTTCTCTGGAACACCCTTGCATGGCTCGAAAAGATCGGAGTCAAAGGCGTGATTCTGATGAGGTTTGCGAACCGGGAAAACCAGGGACTCATTCTGGATAATGCGCCAGTCATCGAAAACCAGCGGGTCCATACGGCGGAAGAGTTCCGTGAACTCATCTCTGAAGCATCGACCCGGTTCCCGAATCTTCGTCTGTCGGCAACGCCGCTCTACGATCCCGCGTTCGACTCGCCGTTTGCGATCCGAAACGAGCCCGACCTCCTGCGTCATCTTCCCCGGGTCACCGGCAAGGTGTCGGTCGTTACCGGCAGTATCACAGCCCCTTACATTGAAGAGATTCTTGCTTCCTGCGGGGCACCGGAAGGGATGGTCGTTCCTGTCGACAAGGAGATCTCCTGTCTTATCACGATCGACGATTTGAAAAAACTGGATGCGTCGAAACTCGAAGAGACGGTCATCATTCCGGGCCGGGCATTCGTCCACGATCCCGAGGCCGAATCGGTCCTCGATCGTCAGGTCATACGGGGTCCCGAGACCCTGTCCGCTGACGGCGAAACAAGTATGGGGATGGATCTGACCGGTGTATTAACGATGGAGATGGAAGGGTTTACCCAATTGATCCAGCTCATCAATCAGTACGGGAGGCTTGCATGA
- a CDS encoding ribonuclease III domain-containing protein: MKYADLYAKIGYTFTNEDLLLQALTRTAYARENELSMSDTMDSLAVLGDAVLDLIVIRQLIEEGEFDKGEITRKKIDLVNMTVVRKLAEEIGLPEYMRWGKGELRMQIWTSGRVSAECFEALMGAAYLDGGVEASAAILDHVWMP, from the coding sequence ATGAAGTACGCCGACCTGTATGCAAAGATCGGCTACACGTTTACGAACGAGGATCTCCTTCTCCAGGCTCTTACGCGCACGGCCTATGCCCGGGAAAACGAGCTCTCGATGAGTGATACGATGGATTCACTGGCCGTTCTCGGCGATGCCGTCCTTGATCTGATCGTGATCCGTCAGCTGATCGAGGAGGGCGAGTTCGACAAAGGCGAGATCACCCGGAAAAAAATCGATCTCGTGAACATGACCGTGGTCCGAAAACTTGCCGAAGAGATCGGTCTTCCGGAGTATATGCGGTGGGGAAAAGGCGAGCTCCGCATGCAGATCTGGACGAGCGGCCGGGTTTCCGCCGAATGCTTCGAAGCGCTGATGGGGGCCGCATATCTCGACGGCGGTGTCGAGGCTTCTGCCGCCATCCTCGATCACGTCTGGATGCCGTGA
- a CDS encoding DUF63 family protein, whose translation MLDELYAWIVELEGSTYTVIQTILYALLVLLGLYILYRCLKKANIAIDTPLILTGLTYIILGGLLRVVEDTGMVPEPWWILFVTPQVYFLTMFFAMAMLFISYQLQKKKKVVSYTTPFMLGGIISSLIVAGFLVWFGFTQATDVDVGAGIIVLLIAAAAAVALWAVLRYIFRWEYVNQPLYLVLIGGHMLDASATSYALAFKGYIEQHVLGSTLIDLTGTPYVMFALKIVVLIPAIWILEKFRKEEGMESIWHLVLLAMIVVGLAPGLRDVLRMVLGI comes from the coding sequence ATGTTAGATGAATTATATGCGTGGATAGTCGAACTGGAGGGCTCAACCTATACGGTCATCCAGACGATTTTGTATGCTTTATTAGTCCTCTTGGGACTGTATATACTTTACCGATGTCTGAAAAAGGCAAATATTGCAATAGATACGCCTTTGATCCTCACCGGTCTTACCTACATCATTCTCGGAGGACTGCTTCGCGTGGTGGAGGATACGGGGATGGTCCCCGAACCGTGGTGGATCCTGTTTGTGACCCCGCAGGTCTATTTCCTCACGATGTTCTTTGCGATGGCGATGCTGTTTATCTCCTACCAACTGCAGAAAAAGAAAAAGGTCGTATCATATACGACGCCTTTCATGCTCGGCGGTATCATCTCGTCCCTCATCGTGGCAGGATTTTTGGTCTGGTTCGGATTTACCCAGGCAACCGATGTGGATGTTGGTGCGGGAATTATTGTCCTTCTGATTGCGGCGGCGGCGGCAGTGGCTCTTTGGGCGGTCCTTCGGTATATTTTCCGCTGGGAGTACGTGAATCAGCCATTGTATCTGGTTTTGATTGGCGGACACATGCTGGATGCCTCGGCAACGAGTTACGCCCTCGCATTCAAAGGATATATCGAACAGCATGTTCTTGGAAGCACGCTGATCGACCTTACGGGAACTCCTTACGTGATGTTTGCGCTGAAGATCGTCGTTTTGATCCCCGCCATCTGGATTCTCGAAAAGTTCCGGAAAGAGGAAGGGATGGAAAGCATCTGGCATCTGGTTCTGCTTGCAATGATCGTCGTGGGTCTTGCTCCGGGTCTTCGGGATGTCCTGCGCATGGTCCTTGGAATCTAA
- a CDS encoding UPF0058 family protein, which yields MQKEELLHLHMLMVQIKKYYESVSGNTVQTAEYDALQISPIHIHKNKNLHRVALLTLGNEIVSEMHATQTAQTPFAQESNQSIVVEH from the coding sequence ATGCAGAAAGAAGAGTTACTACATTTACACATGTTGATGGTCCAGATTAAGAAATACTATGAATCCGTCTCTGGAAATACCGTTCAAACTGCCGAATACGACGCATTGCAGATTTCGCCGATCCACATTCATAAAAATAAGAATCTGCATCGCGTCGCTCTTCTTACTCTCGGAAATGAGATCGTGTCGGAGATGCACGCCACTCAGACGGCCCAGACTCCGTTTGCCCAGGAATCCAACCAGAGCATTGTTGTCGAACACTGA
- a CDS encoding UPF0179 family protein yields the protein MDKEETIVTIVGSVLAHEGAEFVYAGKAPECESCKVAKVCHNAKLREGKRYRVVSVRKTKHDCAVHEGGAKAVEVAETIITAVIPTSQATRRTRITYTPVCDDVFCKGYAFCHPDGLTEKGRYVVLEVLGPYSECPKGTKNLKLVEMRPVPT from the coding sequence ATGGATAAGGAAGAAACAATCGTAACAATCGTCGGCTCGGTTTTAGCCCATGAGGGTGCCGAGTTCGTGTATGCCGGAAAAGCACCCGAGTGCGAATCATGCAAAGTGGCCAAGGTCTGTCATAACGCAAAGCTTCGCGAGGGAAAAAGATACCGTGTCGTGTCGGTCAGAAAAACGAAGCATGACTGCGCTGTACATGAAGGCGGGGCAAAGGCCGTGGAAGTGGCGGAAACTATCATCACGGCAGTTATCCCGACGAGTCAGGCAACCCGCAGGACCCGAATAACCTATACACCCGTCTGCGATGACGTGTTTTGCAAAGGATATGCGTTTTGTCATCCCGACGGACTGACTGAAAAGGGCAGATATGTGGTTCTTGAGGTCCTTGGTCCCTACTCCGAGTGTCCGAAAGGTACAAAGAACCTGAAACTCGTCGAGATGCGCCCGGTCCCGACGTAA
- a CDS encoding NDP-sugar synthase, giving the protein MKACIMCGGEGTRLRPLTFERPKPCIPIANKPSIVHLVTHLANLGFTDIVLTIGYLGNDIQDALGDGSLYGANITYVPEEIKLGTAGSVKNAQKYLEDAPFLVVGGDHMTDLNLLEFYRDHMNSPAITSIGLISIEDPREFGIAEIDASLRIQRFREKPAPGEIFSNLASTGIYVCDPKIFEFIPENTKFDFAKDLFPLLMEKGYQLNGWLARGNWTDVGNPAMLRAAEKWILQEKTVTSVSGTLNIKDAHITGPVTLGDGVTLGSGSRIVGPVIVGSGVMIGENVIIGPYTSIGDNCVIKNNAKIFSSSIYNGVVVGSNTTISGSIIDVNTNMGDNCSIEHNTVVGPRSILQNNVTIHSGTRLWPEVIVKEGAIVKVHLLNPKFDSRFEGS; this is encoded by the coding sequence ATGAAAGCATGCATTATGTGCGGGGGAGAAGGAACTCGTCTTCGTCCGCTAACATTTGAGCGGCCGAAACCCTGTATCCCGATAGCCAACAAACCTTCGATCGTACATCTGGTTACGCACCTTGCCAACCTCGGTTTTACCGACATCGTTTTGACGATCGGATATCTGGGCAACGATATTCAGGATGCGCTTGGAGACGGATCACTGTACGGCGCAAATATCACCTATGTCCCTGAAGAGATAAAACTCGGGACCGCCGGCAGTGTGAAAAACGCCCAGAAGTATCTTGAAGATGCCCCCTTCCTCGTGGTCGGCGGCGACCACATGACCGATCTCAACCTCCTGGAGTTTTACCGGGACCATATGAATTCCCCGGCGATCACCTCGATCGGTCTGATCAGTATCGAGGACCCCCGCGAGTTCGGTATCGCCGAGATCGATGCATCACTCAGAATCCAGAGATTCAGAGAAAAGCCGGCACCCGGAGAGATCTTCTCCAACCTCGCAAGCACGGGAATCTATGTCTGCGACCCGAAGATCTTCGAGTTCATTCCGGAAAACACCAAGTTCGACTTCGCAAAAGACCTCTTCCCGCTCTTAATGGAAAAAGGATATCAGCTCAACGGCTGGCTGGCACGCGGGAACTGGACGGATGTCGGCAACCCGGCGATGCTGCGTGCCGCCGAGAAGTGGATCCTGCAGGAAAAAACCGTGACGAGTGTGTCCGGGACCCTCAATATTAAAGATGCGCATATCACCGGCCCCGTCACCTTAGGAGACGGCGTAACGCTTGGCTCGGGATCAAGGATCGTCGGCCCGGTGATCGTCGGGAGCGGAGTCATGATCGGAGAAAACGTCATCATCGGCCCGTACACCAGTATCGGGGACAACTGCGTGATCAAAAATAATGCAAAAATATTCTCGTCCTCGATCTATAACGGGGTCGTCGTCGGATCCAACACCACGATCTCAGGGAGCATTATCGACGTCAATACCAATATGGGAGACAACTGTTCCATTGAACACAATACCGTGGTAGGCCCGCGTTCGATCCTCCAGAACAATGTCACCATCCACTCGGGGACCAGACTCTGGCCGGAGGTCATTGTTAAGGAAGGAGCGATCGTAAAGGTCCATCTCCTGAACCCCAAGTTCGACTCGCGGTTTGAAGGATCTTAA
- a CDS encoding tRNA uridine(34) 5-carboxymethylaminomethyl modification radical SAM/GNAT enzyme Elp3, which produces MEEHTIYRELISLIFSDPNPDIQHIKLSVCRKYSLDVMPKNSAILAAAKPEEYEALRSVLMVKPTRTLSGVAPVAVMTSPCACPHGKCLPCPGGPDHIFKSPQSYTGEEPAALRARQNEYDPYRQVTARLGQFKLLGHHVDKAELIVMGGTMTARDAEYQEWFVSECLRAMNEFSGKKSTAGSVEELMLENEKSDVRCIATTFETRPDWCREEHINKMLELGVTKVELGFQHTDDELLLLNKRGHTVADSVLANTLLRDAGIKVGFHVMPNLYGSTIPRDRQMFDTLFTDPRFCPDFLKIYPTLVTPGAELEELWQKGEYTTYDEDDLVDLLAYAKSRLPPYVRLQRIQRDIPVKLIVSGSIHGHIRQMAAERLKEQGGSCKCIRCREIGRRPSSACDEEKTLVYPCCGGLEHFLSTTAGESLIGFVRLRFPGTVFRPELDGAALVRELHVYGEIVPLGEHGSGEKRQHRSYGQQLLLRAEETARDAGYSSVAVMSGIGVIPYYHRQGYQRIGPYMIKNL; this is translated from the coding sequence ATGGAAGAGCACACCATTTATCGTGAGCTTATCTCACTCATTTTTTCCGATCCGAACCCGGATATTCAGCACATCAAACTTTCCGTGTGCCGGAAGTATTCTCTCGATGTTATGCCGAAAAACTCCGCAATTCTCGCGGCCGCAAAACCCGAGGAGTACGAGGCCCTTCGCAGTGTTCTGATGGTAAAACCGACAAGAACGCTTTCAGGCGTCGCTCCGGTCGCGGTGATGACGTCCCCATGTGCGTGTCCGCATGGAAAATGTCTGCCGTGTCCCGGAGGGCCGGATCACATCTTCAAATCCCCGCAGAGTTACACCGGAGAAGAGCCGGCGGCTCTGCGTGCACGTCAGAATGAGTATGATCCCTACCGACAGGTGACCGCCAGGCTTGGGCAGTTCAAACTTCTCGGGCATCATGTTGACAAAGCAGAGCTGATCGTGATGGGGGGGACAATGACGGCCCGTGACGCCGAATATCAGGAATGGTTCGTCTCCGAATGTCTGCGGGCGATGAACGAGTTCTCCGGGAAAAAATCCACTGCGGGATCGGTGGAAGAGCTGATGCTCGAGAACGAAAAGTCCGACGTTCGCTGTATCGCGACAACGTTTGAGACCCGTCCCGACTGGTGCCGAGAGGAGCATATCAATAAGATGCTGGAACTCGGCGTGACCAAGGTCGAACTTGGTTTCCAGCACACCGACGATGAACTCCTGCTGTTAAACAAACGCGGTCATACGGTTGCTGACAGTGTTTTGGCAAACACGCTCCTTCGGGACGCCGGCATCAAAGTGGGCTTTCATGTTATGCCGAATCTGTATGGGAGCACGATTCCGCGTGACCGGCAGATGTTCGACACGCTCTTCACCGATCCAAGATTCTGTCCGGACTTCCTGAAGATCTATCCTACATTAGTCACACCCGGCGCAGAACTTGAAGAACTCTGGCAAAAAGGCGAATACACAACATATGACGAGGATGACCTTGTCGATCTGCTCGCCTACGCAAAGAGCAGGCTACCGCCGTATGTCAGACTCCAGCGCATCCAGCGGGATATTCCGGTAAAACTCATCGTTTCCGGCTCGATTCACGGTCACATTCGTCAGATGGCTGCCGAAAGACTCAAAGAGCAGGGGGGAAGCTGCAAGTGTATCAGGTGTCGGGAGATCGGCCGCCGGCCAAGCTCTGCATGTGATGAGGAGAAGACTCTTGTTTATCCCTGCTGCGGGGGGCTGGAACATTTCCTTTCGACCACTGCCGGAGAATCACTGATCGGTTTTGTTCGTCTGCGGTTTCCCGGAACCGTATTCAGACCGGAGCTTGACGGCGCTGCTCTGGTTCGGGAACTTCACGTGTATGGTGAAATAGTCCCTCTCGGCGAGCATGGATCGGGAGAAAAGCGTCAGCACAGATCGTATGGTCAGCAGTTATTATTGCGTGCCGAAGAAACTGCGCGGGATGCCGGATATTCCAGCGTTGCGGTGATGAGCGGCATTGGGGTCATACCCTATTATCATAGACAGGGATATCAGCGTATAGGTCCATATATGATTAAGAATCTATGA
- a CDS encoding peptidylprolyl isomerase, which produces MVRVKASHILVKTESQAKEIMQKISAGDDFAKLAKMYSQCPSGNAGGDLGYFGKGQMVKPFEDACFKAKAGDFVGPVKTQFGWHIIKVTDIKN; this is translated from the coding sequence ATGGTACGGGTAAAAGCATCCCACATTTTAGTAAAGACCGAATCTCAAGCGAAAGAGATCATGCAGAAGATCTCTGCCGGCGATGATTTTGCCAAACTCGCCAAAATGTATTCACAGTGTCCGTCAGGCAATGCCGGCGGAGATCTCGGCTATTTCGGCAAAGGCCAGATGGTAAAACCCTTCGAAGACGCCTGTTTCAAGGCAAAAGCCGGCGATTTTGTGGGTCCGGTCAAAACCCAGTTCGGCTGGCATATTATCAAAGTAACCGATATTAAGAACTGA
- a CDS encoding NAD(P)-dependent glycerol-1-phosphate dehydrogenase: MEAKNNRILKDKTFDKSRWIQMPRDVIAGHDALLQLPNVITDLGITDPLLLLSGNTTMKTVGFDVLRLLGDRQVTTAVVGEITYDEIARIEDLAQDIGAVLIIAVGGGRVIDTAKVVSYNLDIQFISVPTAASHDGIASSRASIMTADGNVSVAAHPPLAIVADTGIIAGAPHRLMAAGYADMVANYTAVLDWDLSKTKTGEQVSEYAMTLSMITAELMVENAEKIKAFDENAAWIVVKALFASGVAMSIAGSSRPASGGEHKFAHMLERLVPGQVLHGEACGVGTIISMIMHEGDWRKIRNSLRLIGAPTTPKELGISDEIAIEAILRAKEIRPERYTIFDEDITREQAECLVARFYEE; the protein is encoded by the coding sequence ATGGAAGCTAAGAATAATAGGATACTCAAGGATAAAACCTTTGACAAATCCCGCTGGATTCAGATGCCAAGGGATGTTATCGCCGGTCACGATGCTTTGCTTCAGCTTCCAAACGTCATCACTGACTTGGGAATCACCGATCCTTTACTTCTTCTTTCGGGAAACACGACCATGAAAACTGTGGGTTTCGACGTTCTCCGTCTCTTGGGAGACCGGCAGGTCACAACGGCAGTTGTCGGGGAGATCACCTATGATGAGATCGCGAGGATCGAGGATCTTGCTCAGGATATCGGTGCGGTCTTGATCATCGCAGTAGGCGGCGGCCGGGTTATCGATACCGCAAAGGTTGTCTCCTACAATCTCGATATCCAGTTCATCAGTGTTCCAACCGCTGCCTCCCACGACGGGATCGCCTCATCACGGGCCTCGATCATGACGGCAGATGGGAACGTGAGCGTGGCGGCCCACCCGCCGCTTGCTATCGTTGCCGATACGGGAATTATTGCCGGGGCCCCGCACCGGCTGATGGCTGCCGGGTATGCGGATATGGTTGCCAACTATACGGCTGTTCTCGACTGGGATCTTTCAAAAACAAAGACCGGCGAACAGGTCAGCGAGTATGCGATGACGCTTTCCATGATAACCGCCGAACTGATGGTGGAGAATGCAGAGAAGATCAAGGCCTTCGATGAAAATGCGGCCTGGATCGTGGTAAAAGCGTTGTTTGCCTCCGGCGTTGCCATGAGTATTGCAGGAAGTTCCCGCCCGGCATCGGGGGGAGAGCACAAGTTTGCCCACATGCTTGAGCGTTTGGTTCCAGGTCAGGTCCTTCACGGAGAGGCCTGCGGGGTTGGGACCATCATCAGTATGATCATGCACGAAGGAGACTGGAGAAAGATCCGGAACTCTCTTCGGCTGATCGGCGCCCCGACAACGCCGAAAGAGCTCGGCATCTCCGACGAGATCGCCATTGAGGCAATCCTTCGGGCAAAGGAGATCCGCCCTGAACGCTACACAATCTTTGATGAGGATATTACCAGAGAGCAGGCAGAATGTCTGGTCGCCCGCTTTTATGAGGAGTAA
- a CDS encoding tetratricopeptide repeat protein has protein sequence MGLFDRFKKQENAASKEADSAMWFSQAESYIRLERYTDALHCLDKAIACDTENPLAWHEKGRILAMVNEEKASIPCYDRAIELRPDSAVYYHNKGDALATFHRYDEADACFLKALSLAPDDVVFLTSHARMLSIAKKFSEADKVMAHVCDLEPRGPEHWFNRATMLYDCGKLEDAVTCYKAAFTIAPGHSVSYFNCGNALSSLGRHEESLFYYDKALKYERSMTGAMNNKGLSLSILGRHDEAYDCFRRVLIALPNDADAWYNKGYEQMLLGKYADSIESFDKALSFANGNNRELINKCREAKEKASRAM, from the coding sequence ATGGGATTGTTCGATAGGTTCAAAAAACAGGAGAATGCCGCTTCGAAAGAAGCTGATTCTGCGATGTGGTTCTCTCAGGCCGAGTCATATATCAGACTCGAACGATATACCGATGCTCTTCACTGTCTTGATAAGGCGATCGCCTGCGATACGGAGAACCCGCTCGCATGGCACGAAAAGGGCCGCATCCTTGCTATGGTCAATGAAGAGAAGGCTTCGATACCCTGTTACGACCGGGCGATTGAACTCCGCCCTGACTCGGCGGTGTATTATCACAATAAAGGGGATGCCCTTGCGACGTTTCACCGGTATGACGAGGCGGATGCCTGCTTTCTAAAGGCGCTTTCTCTCGCTCCCGACGACGTGGTGTTTCTTACCAGCCATGCACGGATGCTGTCGATCGCAAAAAAGTTCAGCGAGGCGGACAAAGTCATGGCACATGTCTGCGATCTGGAACCCCGCGGCCCGGAACACTGGTTCAACCGTGCCACGATGCTGTACGACTGCGGCAAGCTGGAGGATGCGGTCACCTGCTATAAAGCGGCCTTTACGATTGCTCCGGGTCATTCGGTCAGTTACTTCAACTGCGGCAATGCTTTGTCTTCCCTTGGAAGACACGAGGAGTCGCTCTTTTACTACGACAAAGCTCTGAAATACGAACGCTCAATGACCGGCGCCATGAACAACAAGGGGCTGTCGCTCAGCATTCTTGGAAGACACGATGAGGCGTACGACTGTTTCCGCCGGGTGTTGATCGCTCTTCCAAACGACGCCGATGCCTGGTACAACAAGGGATACGAACAGATGCTTCTTGGAAAATATGCGGATTCGATCGAGTCTTTCGACAAGGCCCTCTCGTTTGCAAATGGAAATAACCGCGAGCTGATCAATAAATGCCGGGAAGCCAAAGAGAAGGCATCCCGGGCAATGTAA